GACAGCAagtcccatttgatttgacgttttgtttcagctccgtactaggaaccGGAATAAAGCACGCTatatcccgcatagaaaaatactattcatggcATCATTCATATTATACGTTGTCCATTGGTGCAATAATAACTATATAGTCATCTCGGAAGTCATCGTTTAATGATAAAATGATAGGGgttgaaaaatttcaacaattcaaaattattcaagtatcattaaatatataataacgatacgttgaataataattaaatacttttcaataatagaatttaacaaaattgcaGTGGCAAAAACGATGgtttaaacttttttttccaCTATATTTAGTATTTAACGGCTTAAATAAAAGGTCATCACGTTAATCTGCATTGCTATCTGATTTTCAGTGCCATTGTTTAGCATTTTTGGCACAAGAATGGGCATAACACTATTACGCTTGCATGTAACACCAAAACAACAACCCTTGCGGCCGCAGGTCCCAGTTACTTTCGGATATAATGCCACTTGCAAAATAGTTTAGAGTTCAGGAATGAAATCTGGCACATATAAGCACAAAAATCATCGCTACTGGTACTAGACAATAGCTTTCATTAAACTTACCTTCCATATACAATCTAATAACACGCAAGTAGGAAAGCTTCTTGAAAATCTGCAGATCTTCCATGTTTCAGTCCTTAGTAATATTCCTTCAAACGACTCTTCCCATATCTTCCAGAACCGTGTTTTTGCTCACACTGTTTCAATCTTTTGAACATCAACGTATTCAATCCAACCACGATCACTCATCAAATGTGGCCTACGCAATCAACGCACGAGAATAAATGCAGCATACCTGTATATCACTGAGTTCAATTCCAGATTCACCAAAgtatggagaaaaaaaaaacttacgaaaAAGTAAACAACGATTCCCTTAATGGTACTCAGAATTGACAGTGTCTGGTGCCCGCTGCAGGGGTGTGTACGTTTTTGCCATCGATAAAGTAGATATGCTGACATATTTTTTGTATTCACTGTATCATTAAGTAAATGATAAAGCGACTATAGCGCGAATAATTTcgcaaaatttttgttcgagaaaaaaggcatttttgaatggtaactatacttaacaacccgttcgGTCTATCATTGAGACTTCCAAAATGATAACTACTATCATCGATATGATTCGTTGTATCAGAGagttatccacttatccgcgagcggtaatggcggcggcgcgaacaaataaccgattcgaattttgacgtttcttggggatcgcaatcggttggcgccaccaaacggtgggtggaggggtgaggaggagaatgaaactttccctcacgaaacttcaaaatccgaaccggttggatatgcccgccgccgccattaccgctcgcggataagtggataatccagtttatgataacacaaatctagattgagtttaaataagggcgaaagtaacatgagagagttctcttcatcgactctctcttctgcaaattaaagtgacaagatgcaaattaaatcgaacttttttacacttggacgctagattgcatcgcaacctagtgatttatgaccaaaaagtgcaaccatatttgcatcttgtcactttaatttgaagaagagagagtcgatgaagagaattcactcatgttagtttcgcccttatttaaactcaatctagaaataatcACATAATGATAAGCCGTACAATTTTTGTATAATACTGTTTTACTCgggattatttcttgagcgattccttgtctgaatttcccacgcatcgagataggccaagaaatttcttgcgatcagcgtaccgtctacccccgttggtttgaacgacacctcatgcaaaccaacggggctcattttttaatttgaacttctagtaaccctgtgagcatcgaaaaatacactgatggtaaccctttttgctgttttgttttgattctgcgttccgtttcactccgttccatgagcagaatgacgtttgaaccatttttagtttgaacgatgtgcagattagagggggtcaaattaaaaagtgttcagattagatgaggtcaaaccaacgggggtagacggtactccatacacgcagaaaaataaattgtgaacacaattaaattctagtttaaatcaaacaatttttcagtttgctatagcgacaaactgatttctagttaaaactgaactgttccattgttaaataatacaaatattttcatttgccgaaaattttaacagtttgttagaacaaacacagaTTTGGTAGATTCAACATAAAATACCGGGTTGTTTTAAACGACTACACTTTTGcctctaacaaagccggaatgtgattgtgttggtgatggctgctcctgcggcagctcggaaatctatttttggaCACTCGtcgagcggatggaagcgagaacgaattaaaaaaaaacaaaaaggcgaaaccgaccaactttttgtgggtGTTGTCTTGAGTACCAGCGCGTTATCCaccacggccaaaactgcacttggaagttggagtgatggatttgctacactttcttcgttgtggcgatgttggggtaagaatttttaaGATGTGAGAGTGCTCccgggccatgtttgtggtcctcattttgttgaaacaaatgaagtttttaacgttatatggaatgataggaattggttgttttgattgATAAACTCTACGTAAGAACAAAGaagtataactttggaataagtaaatgatcagtttgaaaatcaaccatgtgttttattgttttaaacaagcctcatttttctgcgtctAAGCAGTACCGATCTATCAGCAAAATTTAATTTGCTGATGCTGATTCAGCAATTTGATTTGCTGgatgagaaaatcaaaatttggtcTGCAAAGTCCGGATTGATTCACACACTGCGCATTTTCACCCCACTTCCCCTCGTTTCAACCGCCATTTCAAAAAGTTTGCGTTCCTCCTATTATCAGCGCTGCCAACATAAACGCGCAAACAATTTGACATTTTCCGCAAACTGTCATTCATCTTCTTCTGTCAGTCGTCTCGTCGTCTTCGCTGTCGGCGGCTGGTGCGAATCGAATCGAATGTTGTGTAAAAGTGTCGCAAGTTTTTAGTTTCCCGttcgaaaaatgaaattttagtcGATTAATACGGAAGTTTAGTTCCCGCAAGTGTTTTACAACTAGTCTTCACCGGTGGAGCATTCAATTTCCGCAGGATTTCAACAATGGTAAGTGGGAAAAGGGGTCGAAAACTCGCACCGCAAAGCGCTGCGAAGCCGTCCGACCTTGACTCATGCGGTTCCGGATCGATGGGATTGGTGATTAATCGATGGATCTTTCCTTGTGTATTTTACAGCAACGACTGAGCAAAGCGGGCCGGATTGCCTGCCTGTACCGGGTGGGTACGGTTCAGGTTTCGTCCCGGTTGGAAAATGCGGCACTCCAATGCACAGCGGTAAGTGATTTTGCGGTCCAGGGGTAGGGTGTGATGTAATCATCTCTCTGATTGTGATTGTTTGCTTGCAGTGCTATTCGACGCGCCGACCGGGGTTCTTCTCCCAGGTGCTGGACAACATCAAGTCGGAAATGGAGAAGAACAAGGAGATGAAGGAAAACTTGAAGAAGTTCCGGGAGGAAGCGCAGAAGCTGGAGGAATCGGAGGCGCTGAAGGCCGCGCGGCAAAAGTTTAACACCGTGGAATCGGAAGCGTCGAAGGGTGGCGAAGCGCTCAAGGATAACCTGGACAAGATTCGGGGGAAGGTTTCAGAGGTGCTGGATGAGGCTTCCAAAACAGACATTGCCAAGAAGGCTGGACGGATTGGCGAGGAGTTGGGAAAGACAGCCCGGGGGATGGGAGAAACGATCGCCGAGAAGGGTCAGGAGCTGGGCAAGACGGGTGCCTTCCGAGGGATCTCCGAAGCGACGAAAGCGGTCAAACAGGAAATCGACAGTCAAGGCATTTCTGCTCGGGTCTATCGGGCACCGGAAAGGTTACGGAAACGAGTCGAGATCAGCATGGCCGATGCCAGCCGGGTGTTCGAGGCCAACACGGAAGCGTTAGGAGTGGAACTACACAAGGACAGCAAGTTCTACCAGAgttgggaaaacttcaaaaacaaCAACGCCTACGTGAACAAAGTCCTCTCCTGGAAGATGCAATACGACGAATCGGAAAATCCTGTGATCCGGGCTTCCCGGCTGCTCACGGACAAGGTCAGCGACGTCATGGGAAACCTCTTCTCCAAAACGGAACTCTCAGAAACCCTGACGGAAATCTGCAAAATCGACCCCAACTTCGACCAGAAGCAGTTCCTCCGGGACTGCGAAAACGACATCATCCCGAACATCCTGGAAGCGATGATCCGCGGCGATCTGGAAATCCTCAAAGACTGGTGCTTCGAGAGCACCTACAACGTCATCGCCACGCCGATCGCCGCAGCGCAGAAGCTCGGCTACTACCTCGATTCCAAGGTGCTCGACATTGAAAACGTCGACCTGGCCATGGGCAAAGTGATGGAACAGGGACCGGTGCTGATCATCACCTTCCAGACGCAGCAGATCATGTGTGTGCGGGACAGCAAGGGAACCGTGGTCGAGGGCGACCCGGAAAAGGTGATGCGCTGCAACTACGTGTGGGTCCTCTGCCGGGATCCGAACGATTTGAACCCAAAGTCCGCTTGGCGGTTGATGGAACTGCAGGCCAACAGTGCCGAGCAGTTTGTGTAGGTAGTATAAGATAGTCGTCCAACAACGGGCAAAACGAGAATGTCGATAACGAAACGCGGACGGTTGTTCCCTAAGTTGGTCCGCGTGGTTCAAGTCGGGATTGTCGGCCGAGGCGCTTCACGACCGGTTCCCATCGTTTAACGGTCGTGAGCAACTCTACCAAGCCGAACGAAACTAGATTTCGAACCATCATTTGGGGTCTAACACGTACACTCTGTtgataagtacatatatttttaAGTTGCTAAGTTTTAGACGATCGAGGCGGGGAGGGAGCCTTAGGCACGGAATCTGTTACGTTCCGGGGTGATGTCGTGAGGAAAATAGCGAAACAATTCTCCCGAATTACATTGAAATATCTGCGGTTCTTAATGCTAAACAGATGACAGCCATTTTAATAATCTTACCTTGCTTGTTCGCCGGTCAGGGTTGTTCGGCAAAGGTTACTCGGCACGCAGATGCAGTCCGGGGAATCACCGTCGCCATCCGTGTAGGTGTTTCCCGACAGACGAATGGAGTCGATTTCAGTGTCCTGGTGGAAGAAAGAAACATACTTTAGTTAATATTATCATGATTTTAGtgaaagtgctctaagaacaccaagttgaaaaAAGGCATgccaagtttcagtgggaacgtagagccataaagaagagaaTAAGAGTCCTCAAGGAtgtcatttgagatttcaatTAATTTTCTGACCCGACTGATTTAGCTTATTAGATTATTCAATAATACTCTTGAAGAAATGCTAGTCAGTTAAATGCATTATAAGTTAAATGCAAAAAGACTTTATAGTAGAAAATTTGTTTTGTATTTACTGCTGATTTAATAAGTGTCCTCCTTTTTATACAAATGTCCTCCTTTTTCAACCGAATTTGGTCTAAATGTCCTCCTTCGCTTGTTTTCCATATGGTCATCCTACATAGGGGGGAGGGTGTTGAACATGGCCATTTTTTTCGTGACATAATTTATTGAACTTTTAAGAAATcaatgggacacgttcggtgcagtactagatttgtagtaatgagctgaattttagtatggtgagaaggtcagttctctgtttctgcaatgaaatggtgcaaaaagcgtgggtattatgattcattgcctaatataatgatgtttgagcaaaagtttggataactatgttgtttatgttgcaagaaatggagaaaacaacaacactgttgcccaaagttttactcaaacagcatcaaattaggcaaggaatcataatacccacgctttttgtaccatttcagtgcagaaacgaagaattgaccttctcaccatactaaaattcagctcattactacaaatctagtacttcaccgatctgtcctatagagCCATTTCAAGGGGTtctatttagaaattctttgaagacttatggaggaacttatggcattcctaaaaaaatatttctgaataaacattcggaaatattcctgaaaaagccttggagaaatttctgaaagaattataaaCTCTTCATTCTCTAAAaataaaacgctgttagaatATCTGGGAtccgtggatggttttctgaaagaatccgattcctcggagaaatttctgaaataatccttggaggatttttttaagcatggaaagtttttagaagaattcttgatgaacttTCTGGAGGGTCCcctatatgaatttctgaagaagtataTGGCTCATGGAGTATATGCCTCCAAAAAAGTAATTCGTAAATTACCATAAAAATAAATGCACCAAGAATATGTACGAGAATGTGTTTATGAAACTCATGAGAATactgcacgctatgtccaaaggggagtattatgaaaagtgaatgaacCTCAAAGTtttttcgctagaaccgtatttttggacctctaggtTCAGAATATTTGCGATTAAAaatcatccatcttgggttttttctcatacatttttaaatgggatgaaattgaccttaaaatgacttttttgacATTTGTATTGAAAAATAGGATAAAATCaaagtataaaaaaaaaacaagatgaaatattttaagtcgctctctctctctctctctctctctctctctctctctctctctctctctctctctctctctctctctctctctctctctctctctctcttttcttggcgtaacgtcctctttgggacaaagcctgcttctcagcttagtgttctatgagcacttccacagttattaactgagagcttcctctgccaatgaccattttgcatgcgtatatcgtgtggcaggcacgaagatactctatgcccaaggaagtcaagcaaatttcctttacgaaaagatcctggaccgaccgggaatcgaacccgtcaccctcagcatggtcatgctgaatacccgtgcgtttaccgcctcggctatatgggcccttaagtcGCACAGATTctaaaactagaggtccaaacctacgatcctgGGGTAtagcatttgaggtacattcatttttcataatacttccctttggacatagcgtttACTGTCAAGAATTTCGTTGATAATCCGTTAAGTTTTACAAGAAAGACTCGCTCAGTACTTAGAAAAGAATAAGCGAGGATTTTCAAAGTATGGCAGTAATAAATCATtgaaagaaatcataaaaaatgtTATAAGAGATTCTCAAAAAGAACTCCGGAAAACATATATTAGTCATGTGAAAAACAAAagtaaaaactattttaaaattaccacaatgattgctgtcaaacaGGTGCTATTAAACCGGTGGTTCGCAATGTTCTGACgagaaaaacaattttttgtcgttttctcatcggtgTGGGAAATTTTGAACAACGACGCGCCAGGTCAATGTAACtgacggcgcggcggcgcacttGTCTAAACCCCCTATCGCCCCTCATTTGATAACTCCAGAACTCTCAAAAAAGTTATCCGGAGgaaaactccggaagaaattcctgaaaaaaatctagtagATAATCTCTGAGGGAACAATACACGAAAGAGCCCGGAACTGATCCCTGAAATAGTTTTGAGAGAATTTCATAAAAGACTCCTgtgggaatcccggaaggaatcctcgaaaagatgtagaaaagaatctcagaaggaatcatgggagaaatctctaaagtaaAACTAagcaaaatcaatgaagaaatctcagaaagaatacagggaggcatttctgaaggaatcccgaattaAAAACTTTCTTTCTAGAGAAGATATTGTGATATTCCATATCCTACATCAAGATTGATATCACTCGATCGGTGTTCTAAACCATCAAAAGGCACTTTAACTAGGAGCAACACATTATGGATGTCCATCTAATTACCGACCCTGATGTTGACTGACTCGTCGCACTCACTGGCTCTCACACACTTATATCAGGATACCACATCCTCCCCTTGCAGAAATGTTCCAATATTTTCCATTACAATTGATGACACTACAAATAGCCTATGCCTACTTTGGAATAAGCTGCAGCATACTTTTTAACTTGATTACTTATTAGCCTGTGAAGTACAATTCGCCTAAGTTCAATGGTCGATTCAATAATACAGGGTGTTCCTTTCCTTAATGCTAATCCTTCggggggtgatagaggaccataataggagaaaaaaattgttctacgcatatggtcaaatctcaaccgttccggagttattgaacttttaatGTTTTTGACTATGCCCACCCTAAACTGGCTGTAACTTCAAAACGGTTCAACTTATCGAAGTTCTTTTGATTGCATTCGAAAGATAATGAAATTTTCTATCTAATAACGTCTTTGAACTTGTTGGTTTTTGTAATTTAGTAAGTTTTGTAGAGCAACAAAGTTTAAAGTTAGCTATTTTTGACAGGTTTTTGCTTATTA
This DNA window, taken from Aedes albopictus strain Foshan unplaced genomic scaffold, AalbF5 HiC_scaffold_180, whole genome shotgun sequence, encodes the following:
- the LOC109409494 gene encoding mitochondrial import inner membrane translocase subunit TIM44, whose protein sequence is MQRLSKAGRIACLYRVGTVQVSSRLENAALQCTACYSTRRPGFFSQVLDNIKSEMEKNKEMKENLKKFREEAQKLEESEALKAARQKFNTVESEASKGGEALKDNLDKIRGKVSEVLDEASKTDIAKKAGRIGEELGKTARGMGETIAEKGQELGKTGAFRGISEATKAVKQEIDSQGISARVYRAPERLRKRVEISMADASRVFEANTEALGVELHKDSKFYQSWENFKNNNAYVNKVLSWKMQYDESENPVIRASRLLTDKVSDVMGNLFSKTELSETLTEICKIDPNFDQKQFLRDCENDIIPNILEAMIRGDLEILKDWCFESTYNVIATPIAAAQKLGYYLDSKVLDIENVDLAMGKVMEQGPVLIITFQTQQIMCVRDSKGTVVEGDPEKVMRCNYVWVLCRDPNDLNPKSAWRLMELQANSAEQFV